A stretch of Vigna angularis cultivar LongXiaoDou No.4 chromosome 4, ASM1680809v1, whole genome shotgun sequence DNA encodes these proteins:
- the LOC108321836 gene encoding uncharacterized protein LOC108321836 has product MAPNQFSCPTSSDMNGGFESSVSLEGKNEVATENAKCECCGMCEECSEEYIGRVREMFLGNMICGLCAEAVDVEMEKNGGRREKALEEHMNDCVRFNWLGRSYPALYQAEDVKEILKKTLRCRAMSTKD; this is encoded by the coding sequence ATGGCCCCGAACCAATTTAGTTGTCCCACCAGCAGCGACATGAATGGTGGTTTTGAAAGCAGTGTAAGCTTGGAAGGCAAGAATGAAGTGGCGACGGAGAATGCGAAATGCGAGTGTTGTGGAATGTGTGAGGAGTGCAGCGAGGAATACATAGGGCGCGTGCGTGAGATGTTCTTGGGGAACATGATATGCGGATTGTGCGCTGAAGCTGTGGATGTGGAGATGGAGAAGAATGGTGGGAGAAGAGAAAAGGCTTTGGAAGAGCACATGAACGATTGTGTGAGGTTTAACTGGCTTGGTAGGTCGTATCCTGCTTTGTATCAAGCTGAAGACGTGAAGGAGATCTTGAAGAAGACTCTAAGATGCAGAGCCATGTCCACCAAGGATTAG
- the LOC108321832 gene encoding uncharacterized protein LOC108321832 → MEQNEQKLRKAVSDVSSEIEKYYSELKLERQQLGAIEEVEQAECQCCGLKEDCTSVYITEVEECYCGKWVCGLCSEAVKERVGPCPTTVAMQDALNSHRDFCQEYNATRLNPQLSLTHSMREIAKRSFQNRKSKLTRTTSYP, encoded by the exons ATG GAGCAGAATGAGCAAAAGCTTCGAAAGGCTGTGTCGGACGTGTCGAGTGAAATTGAGAAATACTATAGCGAGTTGAAGTTGGAGAGGCAGCAACTTGGTGCGATTGAAGAGGTGGAACAAGCTGAATGTCAGTGTTGTGGGTTGAAAGAGGATTGCACTTCGGTTTATATCACAGAGGTTGAAGAGTGTTACTGTGGAAAGTGGGTTTGTGGGCTTTGTTCTGAAGCTGTTAAAGAAAGAGTAGGGCCATGTCCCACTACAGTAGCCATGCAAGATGCTTTGAACTCGCACAGGGATTTCTGTCAGGAATATAACGCTACCAGACTTAACCCTCAACTCTCGTTAACTCATTCTATGAGGGAAATAGCCAAAAGAAGTTTTCAGAATAGGAAATCCAAGCTTACTCGCACCACTAGTTATCCCTGA